A genome region from Methanobacterium bryantii includes the following:
- a CDS encoding MarR family winged helix-turn-helix transcriptional regulator: MDVAEIWEYLERVEKVIHSKHHKAAKKYGLTLEQFHLLIELDELELDIISEKALPPTIGEIAADIGNAPHTLSGRIKRLEKKGLIKKIRDEKDLRINRVVFTEKGRDLINNIKKETGDEFIHKAAKMDEKMLKDLLKGLKELNESLSE; this comes from the coding sequence GTGGATGTAGCTGAAATATGGGAGTACTTGGAACGTGTGGAAAAGGTGATACATTCAAAACATCATAAAGCAGCCAAAAAATATGGTTTAACACTGGAACAATTCCATTTACTTATAGAGCTGGATGAGCTGGAATTAGATATAATTTCTGAAAAGGCTTTACCTCCTACAATTGGGGAAATAGCTGCAGATATTGGTAATGCACCTCATACGCTGTCTGGGAGAATAAAAAGACTTGAAAAAAAAGGTCTGATTAAAAAAATACGGGATGAAAAAGATCTCAGGATAAATCGGGTTGTTTTTACGGAGAAAGGACGAGATCTAATCAATAACATTAAAAAAGAAACCGGTGACGAATTCATCCATAAAGCTGCTAAAATGGATGAAAAAATGTTAAAGGATCTTTTAAAGGGTTTAAAAGAATTAAATGAAAGTTTATCTGAATGA
- a CDS encoding type II toxin-antitoxin system VapC family toxin, with amino-acid sequence MNSFFYLDTNICIDRLFGNDSKAMEATFEKMNNANELCISEYVVGEFIRTVLFDCCALHTIILEEENMTDVYRRIRKMCSHENKCLNRKGSRYNLILKNMDYPAPQNRRRTLAILSNDIRFLKKKFSLGLRVLPSSVNCKLPLQKPKKDNGRFKIEIHCESNFDKVNCSLKDFMSNELSFLQTIASGSGINEAFEDLRELISKISDGSLQSCALSHCKLLGDSIILKDCPSCYTLISRDYHLKLLSDIIGQKADYIEKAEKPKC; translated from the coding sequence TTGAATTCATTCTTTTATTTAGATACAAATATTTGCATTGACAGATTATTTGGAAATGATTCAAAAGCAATGGAAGCAACTTTTGAAAAGATGAATAATGCTAATGAATTATGTATTTCTGAATATGTCGTAGGTGAATTTATAAGAACTGTTCTATTTGATTGTTGTGCTTTGCATACTATCATTCTAGAAGAAGAAAACATGACGGATGTGTATCGAAGAATTAGAAAAATGTGTAGCCATGAAAATAAATGTTTAAATCGAAAGGGCTCACGTTACAATTTAATATTAAAAAATATGGATTATCCCGCACCCCAAAACCGGAGGAGAACGTTAGCCATTTTATCAAATGATATCCGTTTTTTAAAGAAAAAATTTTCATTAGGCTTGCGTGTTCTTCCAAGTAGTGTAAATTGTAAATTACCATTACAAAAACCAAAAAAGGATAATGGTAGATTTAAAATAGAAATACATTGTGAATCAAATTTTGATAAAGTTAATTGCTCTTTAAAGGATTTTATGAGTAATGAATTAAGTTTTCTTCAAACAATTGCTTCAGGATCTGGAATTAATGAAGCATTTGAAGATTTAAGGGAACTAATATCTAAAATAAGCGATGGATCTCTTCAATCATGTGCACTTAGTCATTGCAAATTGTTAGGAGATAGTATAATTCTCAAAGATTGCCCCTCGTGTTATACATTAATTTCAAGAGATTATCATTTAAAATTGTTATCTGATATTATTGGACAGAAAGCTGATTATATAGAAAAGGCTGAAAAACCAAAATGTTAG
- a CDS encoding ribbon-helix-helix domain-containing protein codes for MSETTKRGRPKVKDKMEQITIKLPPKMLEELKKMSERSYNPISFHIRQAIAEYLDKNND; via the coding sequence ATGTCAGAAACAACTAAAAGAGGCAGACCTAAAGTAAAAGATAAAATGGAACAAATTACAATTAAATTACCTCCCAAAATGTTAGAAGAATTAAAAAAAATGTCAGAAAGAAGTTATAATCCTATAAGCTTCCATATTCGCCAAGCAATTGCAGAATATTTGGATAAAAATAATGATTAA
- a CDS encoding tyrosine-type recombinase/integrase: MTGIKNKTLEIKDIYVVNSWLRGLSPNSERAYLYALADFCTLNKLNPEEMLKIAYNDITERTPPWECQITKWFDKYEEYSIKANRSPGTFKTRRTNIKNFFHSHDIPTPRSKRKRIRGENPNDRKGLSKSDIRTLLGVAKSWKVKALILFEASSGISGDDILRFTVDDFNKGLTKVYDKNTRKERTICRFTLKRGKTTKEFTTFISEETVKAIQNYLKLERVDPTPSDPLFTTRKKTKRSLRVQGLMGIYRRLNKFAGWETENGRYNKATSHMLRKFFNTQMINAGMPEEIREHLMGHAIDNKIRDAYFLSNPDELQRVYVQYMDKVAIGPTKPPINMTEFTEIKTGYELSRSENLKLKKEIKELNSNIDKKVEKSIEEHMSAYNDILDLILDPTTKKSPEFEKTFGKKLEFLKKHKNAILKS; encoded by the coding sequence ATGACAGGTATAAAAAATAAAACTCTTGAAATAAAAGACATTTATGTTGTAAATAGCTGGTTAAGAGGCTTATCTCCAAACAGCGAAAGGGCATATTTGTATGCATTAGCTGACTTTTGTACTTTAAACAAATTAAATCCCGAAGAAATGCTAAAAATCGCATATAATGATATAACTGAAAGAACACCACCTTGGGAATGTCAAATCACCAAATGGTTCGATAAATACGAAGAATACAGTATTAAAGCAAATAGAAGCCCGGGAACATTTAAAACTAGGCGTACTAATATTAAAAATTTTTTTCATTCACATGATATACCTACACCACGTTCAAAAAGAAAACGGATACGTGGAGAAAATCCAAATGATCGAAAAGGATTAAGTAAAAGTGATATTCGAACCTTGCTTGGAGTTGCAAAAAGCTGGAAAGTAAAAGCCCTTATCTTATTTGAGGCTTCAAGTGGTATATCTGGAGATGATATTCTCAGATTTACAGTTGACGACTTTAATAAAGGTCTTACAAAAGTTTACGATAAAAATACAAGAAAAGAAAGGACAATATGTAGATTTACTTTAAAAAGAGGAAAAACAACCAAGGAATTTACAACTTTTATAAGCGAAGAAACCGTAAAGGCAATTCAAAATTATTTAAAATTGGAAAGAGTTGATCCTACACCTTCTGATCCATTATTTACGACACGTAAAAAAACTAAAAGGTCATTAAGAGTACAAGGTTTAATGGGAATATATAGACGTTTAAACAAATTTGCTGGCTGGGAAACTGAAAATGGGAGATATAACAAAGCAACAAGCCATATGCTTCGTAAATTTTTCAATACTCAAATGATTAATGCTGGAATGCCTGAAGAAATTAGAGAACACCTAATGGGGCATGCCATTGATAATAAAATACGTGATGCTTACTTTTTATCGAATCCTGATGAGTTACAAAGAGTTTATGTTCAATACATGGATAAAGTAGCAATAGGACCTACTAAACCACCAATCAACATGACCGAGTTTACAGAAATTAAAACAGGTTACGAACTATCACGATCAGAAAATTTAAAGCTTAAAAAGGAAATTAAAGAACTAAATAGTAACATAGATAAAAAAGTTGAAAAATCTATTGAAGAACATATGAGTGCATATAATGATATTTTAGATCTTATATTAGACCCTACTACTAAAAAAAGTCCAGAATTTGAGAAAACGTTTGGTAAAAAACTCGAATTTCTTAAAAAACATAAAAATGCGATCTTAAAATCATGA
- a CDS encoding TIGR04076 family protein, giving the protein MAKEYCQSEVTSCPAFSEGQEFITRFEKPEGFCDWAWNDIHKFVTVLLSGGNFSKDIFQGWMKDDKTMIACCTDAIRPVTFKIERIDE; this is encoded by the coding sequence CTGGCAAAAGAATATTGTCAAAGCGAAGTTACATCATGCCCTGCATTTTCAGAAGGGCAGGAATTCATTACTAGATTTGAAAAACCAGAGGGGTTTTGTGATTGGGCATGGAATGATATCCATAAATTTGTGACAGTTTTGCTCTCCGGAGGTAACTTTTCGAAGGATATATTTCAAGGATGGATGAAAGATGATAAAACTATGATCGCTTGCTGCACTGATGCTATACGGCCGGTGACTTTTAAAATAGAAAGAATTGATGAATAA
- a CDS encoding YdhR family protein, whose translation MSLNPFSAFLKTVKYVLTRKIHFPKNCLHKTITMEDKQQFKVFRHAVMSTKLNGQNAAIFKVRFHLSGMSPEKNKPFSVIPMLFILGLPGFRAKLWTLNEKNGDFQGIYQWDSLKDAQNYANSFALNFMTSRSVPGSVSYQIIPNTSLKEYIESLRLS comes from the coding sequence ATGAGCTTAAATCCTTTTAGTGCATTCTTAAAGACAGTTAAATACGTTTTAACAAGAAAAATACATTTTCCAAAGAACTGTCTTCATAAAACAATTACCATGGAAGATAAGCAGCAGTTTAAAGTTTTCAGGCATGCTGTAATGAGCACAAAATTAAATGGACAAAATGCTGCTATTTTCAAAGTTAGATTCCATTTATCAGGCATGTCCCCTGAGAAAAATAAACCATTTTCAGTTATACCCATGCTTTTTATACTTGGACTTCCAGGATTTAGAGCTAAATTATGGACACTTAATGAAAAAAATGGAGATTTTCAGGGCATTTACCAGTGGGATAGCTTGAAAGATGCCCAAAATTACGCAAATTCCTTTGCTCTGAACTTCATGACATCCCGATCTGTTCCAGGCTCTGTTTCTTATCAAATTATCCCAAATACATCACTGAAAGAATATATCGAATCATTAAGGCTTTCTTAA
- a CDS encoding TrmB family transcriptional regulator, which produces MTVNKNTIKALKNLGLSDYETKAYIANISLISATATEISLESNVPRSKIYEVLKSLAKKGFVEIEKGKPLKFNVVPPHEIFEKSRREIKERLDGAETELNFIYENQIPKVPAPIWLVNGPEKNVNKELEIISRAKNSLFILGGFMFQNEIPELKERLNKVIKRGVTTKIVLAPSCTIDDDKIDIVKEIGELDCEMKIFQVPHIKIVIRDEKEMVITFCKRIENNLISQTAIGIWNQHNEFVETISGVYNFIWTAEPFSNPTALKKHD; this is translated from the coding sequence TTATGAAACAAAGGCATATATAGCCAATATATCTCTTATCAGTGCTACAGCTACTGAAATTAGTCTTGAATCAAATGTACCACGTTCCAAAATATATGAAGTTCTCAAAAGCCTTGCAAAAAAAGGTTTTGTCGAAATAGAGAAAGGTAAACCATTAAAGTTCAATGTTGTACCCCCCCACGAAATTTTTGAAAAGTCAAGGAGAGAAATTAAAGAACGGCTCGATGGTGCAGAGACTGAACTGAATTTTATCTATGAAAACCAGATTCCCAAGGTTCCAGCACCTATATGGCTGGTAAATGGTCCTGAAAAAAATGTAAACAAAGAACTTGAAATTATTTCACGCGCTAAAAACTCGCTTTTCATTTTAGGGGGTTTTATGTTTCAAAATGAAATTCCTGAACTTAAAGAAAGATTAAATAAAGTCATTAAAAGAGGAGTAACTACAAAAATTGTATTAGCTCCTTCATGCACTATTGATGATGATAAAATTGATATAGTAAAAGAAATAGGTGAACTGGACTGTGAAATGAAAATATTTCAGGTGCCTCACATTAAAATAGTAATTAGAGATGAAAAAGAGATGGTTATAACCTTCTGTAAGAGGATAGAAAATAATCTAATATCCCAAACAGCAATAGGAATATGGAATCAACATAATGAGTTTGTTGAAACCATAAGTGGAGTTTACAACTTCATATGGACAGCTGAACCATTTAGCAACCCAACAGCTCTTAAAAAACACGATTAA